A genomic stretch from Algoriphagus halophilus includes:
- a CDS encoding efflux RND transporter permease subunit, giving the protein MISDVFIKRPVTAMVISIVLVMVGVLAILNLPVTQYPNITPPVVSVSANYTGADAKTVEQTVATPIETQVNGTPGMAYISSNNTSTGQMQMDVTFEVGTDIDIATLDVQNRVSIAEPALPEAVRRLGVVVRKRNPSIMMVLSITSPNGTHDSKFLSNYANIFIKDALLRVNGVGDITAIGQDFSMRVWLQPDKLAQYGISAREVTTAIQEQNLQVAAGTVGSMPQFDSQAFEYPITVNGRLERAEEFEDIVLRTNPQDGTLVYLRDVARIELGQFDYGRYSTLDGEESAILLIYQAPGSNALETAEGVYAALEELQKSFPTDMKYTVPFESVSVVEVSIDEVLHTFGEALLLVVIVVFLFLQSWRATLVPVLAIPVSIIGTFIFFPLLGFTINTLTLFGFVLAIGIVVDDAIVVVEAVQHYIDSKKISAKEATRLAMKDITAPVIAIALILAAVFIPVGFIPGIVGRMYQQFAITIAISVLISAFVALSLTPALCTLLLKPSEVNEKGKGLNKFFYKFNQWFDRTTQSYTSGVKGAIKKAPLMLILLVCIFVGTFGLFQTKPTGFLPTEDEGRLYVTLQLPEGAASNRTQEVMQKMNNIFAETEGINHVTGIGGLNVINFSFKPNAATFFVQMDPWDQRTEPSLQLGGMLATLNQKFAAITEGNIVVVPPPAIPGLGRTGGFSFMLEQRSSTGDIKEFEAALGKFLAAANQRPEIAMAYSFFTAKTPGYHVTVDREKAKKLGVPLTEIFTTMSNYMGSSYVNDFTRYGRNFRVVAQADTAYRAGINNLEQYYVKSTGGESVPLSALINYEVVENAPVISHYNLFRSAEVNGNAAPGYSSGQALAALEEVAAEVLPAGYGYDFSGLSREELSSGNRTILIFALAIVLVSLLLAALYESWSVPFSVLLALPLGAFGAIIALHFLPKLDNNVYAQIGLITLIGLAAKNAILIVEFAKERVDVGMPLIKATLDAVRLRLRPIIMTSLAFILGVVPLAISNGAGAVARQTIGWTVIGGMMAATFLAIFFVPVLYVVITKIAYGKKTLAELEANYDPNAHLHH; this is encoded by the coding sequence ATGATATCAGACGTATTTATAAAACGGCCTGTCACCGCAATGGTCATCTCCATTGTCCTGGTGATGGTCGGGGTCTTAGCCATCCTAAACCTTCCTGTTACCCAATACCCCAATATCACTCCACCAGTGGTTTCAGTATCGGCTAATTATACAGGGGCAGATGCAAAGACTGTGGAGCAAACTGTAGCTACCCCTATAGAAACCCAAGTGAATGGTACTCCCGGAATGGCTTATATCTCTTCCAACAATACCAGTACCGGCCAAATGCAAATGGACGTTACGTTTGAAGTAGGGACAGATATTGATATTGCCACTTTGGATGTGCAAAACCGGGTTTCTATCGCAGAACCGGCTTTACCTGAAGCAGTTCGTAGGCTCGGGGTAGTGGTTCGAAAAAGAAATCCATCCATTATGATGGTGTTGAGCATTACTTCGCCGAATGGGACCCATGATAGCAAGTTCTTATCCAATTATGCCAATATTTTCATCAAAGATGCTTTGCTCCGTGTCAATGGAGTGGGGGATATCACCGCGATCGGACAGGATTTCAGTATGCGTGTTTGGCTTCAGCCGGATAAATTGGCACAGTATGGGATTTCTGCCAGAGAAGTAACCACAGCGATCCAAGAGCAAAACTTGCAAGTGGCAGCTGGTACGGTAGGAAGTATGCCTCAATTTGATTCCCAAGCTTTTGAATATCCGATTACTGTCAATGGTAGATTGGAAAGAGCGGAGGAATTTGAGGACATCGTCTTGAGGACAAATCCTCAAGATGGAACCTTGGTGTATTTAAGGGATGTGGCCAGAATTGAATTAGGTCAATTTGATTATGGTAGGTATTCCACCTTGGATGGAGAAGAATCTGCCATTCTATTGATTTATCAAGCTCCAGGAAGTAATGCGCTTGAGACTGCCGAGGGAGTATATGCTGCGTTGGAAGAACTTCAGAAATCGTTCCCTACGGATATGAAATACACAGTTCCATTTGAATCGGTATCTGTGGTGGAAGTTTCCATTGATGAGGTGCTTCATACCTTTGGAGAGGCTCTTCTTTTGGTGGTCATTGTGGTGTTCTTATTCCTTCAGAGCTGGAGAGCTACTTTAGTTCCCGTGCTGGCAATTCCGGTATCCATCATTGGTACCTTTATATTTTTCCCTCTGCTTGGGTTTACGATCAATACATTAACACTATTCGGCTTCGTATTGGCAATTGGTATAGTGGTGGATGATGCCATTGTGGTAGTGGAAGCGGTTCAGCATTACATAGATTCCAAAAAGATTTCTGCCAAGGAGGCCACTCGATTGGCGATGAAGGATATTACTGCTCCTGTAATTGCCATTGCCTTGATTTTGGCCGCAGTGTTTATTCCGGTGGGATTTATTCCTGGAATTGTAGGTAGAATGTATCAGCAATTTGCCATCACCATTGCTATTTCGGTGTTGATTTCTGCCTTTGTTGCCCTGAGTTTGACCCCTGCCTTATGTACGCTGTTGTTGAAGCCTTCTGAGGTGAATGAAAAAGGGAAAGGGTTGAATAAGTTCTTCTACAAGTTTAACCAATGGTTTGATCGAACCACCCAGTCTTATACTTCTGGAGTAAAAGGAGCGATCAAAAAAGCACCACTTATGCTGATTCTACTGGTGTGTATTTTTGTTGGAACGTTCGGCTTATTCCAGACCAAACCAACAGGTTTCTTACCTACTGAAGATGAGGGTAGATTGTATGTGACCTTGCAATTGCCAGAGGGTGCTGCAAGTAACCGTACTCAGGAGGTCATGCAGAAAATGAACAATATTTTTGCTGAAACAGAAGGGATTAACCATGTGACTGGTATTGGTGGATTGAATGTGATCAACTTCTCTTTCAAACCAAATGCAGCTACTTTCTTTGTTCAGATGGATCCTTGGGACCAGAGAACAGAGCCTTCTCTTCAGCTGGGGGGCATGTTGGCGACTTTGAATCAAAAATTTGCAGCGATCACAGAAGGGAATATCGTAGTGGTACCACCGCCGGCTATTCCTGGCTTAGGAAGAACGGGTGGATTCAGCTTCATGTTGGAACAACGGTCCAGTACAGGAGATATCAAGGAATTTGAGGCTGCATTGGGTAAGTTCTTGGCAGCAGCCAATCAGCGACCTGAGATTGCGATGGCTTATAGTTTCTTTACTGCCAAAACGCCTGGATACCACGTGACTGTAGACCGTGAGAAGGCGAAGAAGCTCGGTGTTCCATTGACTGAAATTTTCACTACCATGTCTAATTACATGGGTAGTTCCTATGTAAATGATTTTACCAGATACGGAAGGAACTTCCGGGTAGTCGCACAGGCCGATACAGCTTATAGAGCAGGGATCAATAACCTGGAGCAATATTACGTGAAAAGCACGGGAGGTGAATCCGTTCCTTTGAGTGCATTGATCAATTATGAGGTCGTAGAAAATGCACCTGTGATTTCTCACTATAACTTGTTCCGCTCTGCGGAAGTCAATGGAAATGCAGCTCCAGGCTACAGTAGTGGTCAAGCTCTAGCAGCTTTAGAGGAAGTGGCAGCAGAAGTGCTTCCAGCCGGTTATGGCTATGATTTCTCTGGTTTAAGCCGGGAAGAACTTTCCTCAGGGAATAGGACCATTCTGATTTTCGCCTTGGCCATCGTACTGGTTTCTCTGTTGTTGGCGGCCTTATATGAAAGCTGGTCTGTACCATTTTCAGTTCTCTTGGCATTGCCTTTGGGAGCATTTGGAGCCATCATAGCCTTGCATTTCCTGCCAAAGCTAGATAATAACGTCTATGCCCAAATTGGTCTGATTACGCTGATCGGTCTGGCAGCAAAAAATGCCATCCTGATTGTGGAATTTGCTAAAGAAAGGGTAGATGTTGGCATGCCATTGATCAAGGCTACTTTGGATGCAGTAAGATTGAGATTACGTCCGATCATTATGACCTCTCTTGCATTTATCCTCGGGGTAGTTCCACTGGCAATTTCAAATGGAGCGGGAGCCGTGGCTAGACAGACTATTGGTTGGACGGTAATTGGAGGAATGATGGCAGCGACTTTCCTTGCTATTTTCTTCGTACCGGTATTGTATGTGGTGATTACCAAAATCGCCTATGGCAAGAAGACTTTAGCCGAGCTAGAAGCGAATTATGATCCAAATGCGCATTTACATCATTAA
- a CDS encoding porin, producing MKQYVNFALFLISFNLSAQVDSTWNQKPQINILGFADVFYVYDFNRPSSTERQPFLFNHNRHNEFNLNLGLVKFGVEHLKYRANFAFQTGTYANDNYAAEPGVLKNIFEATIGISLNRKNNLWLDAGVLPSHIGFESAISMDNLTLTRSLLAENSPYFLTGAKLTFNPHENWEIAALIVNGWQRIQRLEGNSLPSFGSQITYSPSEKISLNWSTFIGTDDPDSTRRMRYFNDLYGIFQLTEKINLITAFDFGFQQNENGSSDYNLWFSPIIISQYVINKSWKTAIRAEYYQDKSGIIIPTNTFNGFLTTGISLNIDYSPVKNIVGRLEGRWLHSKDSVFETKTSFSNNNFIIGTSIAIKFSDTVNN from the coding sequence ATGAAGCAGTATGTTAATTTTGCTCTCTTTTTAATCAGTTTCAACTTGTCCGCGCAAGTGGATAGTACTTGGAATCAAAAACCTCAGATCAACATTTTGGGCTTTGCTGATGTATTTTATGTATATGACTTTAATCGACCATCCAGCACCGAAAGACAGCCATTTTTATTCAATCACAATCGACACAACGAGTTTAACTTGAATTTAGGATTGGTGAAATTTGGCGTAGAACACCTGAAATATCGCGCCAATTTCGCATTTCAAACTGGAACCTATGCGAATGATAATTATGCCGCAGAACCAGGGGTTTTAAAAAATATTTTTGAAGCAACTATTGGGATTTCCCTTAACAGGAAAAATAATTTATGGTTGGATGCAGGAGTACTACCTTCTCATATTGGATTTGAAAGCGCAATTTCAATGGATAACTTGACTTTAACTCGTTCCCTCTTAGCTGAAAATTCACCCTATTTTTTAACTGGGGCAAAACTAACTTTCAACCCCCATGAAAATTGGGAAATAGCAGCTCTCATTGTAAACGGTTGGCAGCGCATTCAGCGATTGGAAGGAAATTCATTACCCAGTTTTGGATCCCAAATCACCTATAGCCCTTCAGAAAAAATATCCTTGAACTGGAGTACTTTTATTGGCACAGATGATCCAGATAGCACTAGAAGAATGCGGTATTTTAATGACCTTTATGGGATTTTCCAATTGACAGAAAAGATTAACCTGATTACCGCTTTTGATTTTGGTTTCCAGCAAAATGAAAATGGAAGTTCTGATTATAATCTCTGGTTTAGTCCAATCATCATCAGCCAATATGTAATCAACAAGTCCTGGAAAACGGCTATACGAGCAGAATACTACCAAGACAAATCAGGAATCATCATTCCAACCAATACGTTCAACGGTTTCCTTACTACAGGAATTTCATTAAACATAGACTACTCTCCTGTTAAAAACATTGTAGGTAGACTAGAAGGACGTTGGTTGCATAGTAAAGACAGTGTTTTTGAAACTAAAACCAGTTTCTCCAATAATAACTTTATCATCGGGACCTCCATAGCAATTAAGTTTTCAGATACTGTTAATAATTAA
- a CDS encoding alanine/glycine:cation symporter family protein: MKEIVEAINAVVWSDALILLCLGAGIYFSFVTKFLQVTYFKEMIQLLFKGESSEKGVSSFQAFAIAISGRVGTGNIAGVATAIAMGGPGAIFWMWVIAFLGAASAFVESTLGQIYKEVDNGEYRGGPAYYIEKGLGLKWYAMVFAFATILATALFMPGVQSNSIALSVENAFDIPVLYTGIIITAFLALIILGGVKRISKVAEVVIPFMAAAYILMAVVIILMNIAEVPSIFALIIKSALNLEAAFSGVFGMAIAWGVKRGIYSNEAGQGTAPHAAAAAEVSHPVKQGLVQSFSVYVDTIFVCTATALMILFTGQYNVLNPEGGFIVENLPGVSFGPEYTQFAVGTHFPALGKGFVAVSLLFFAFTTIMAYYYIAETNLSYLIRKSNNKWAIWVLRVAILIATFYGSIKTAALAWTMGDIGVGMMAWLNVIAILLLRKPAMKAFKDYKKQKKEGKDPVFIAKDAGIDNADFWK, translated from the coding sequence ATGAAAGAAATTGTAGAAGCAATTAATGCTGTAGTATGGAGTGATGCCTTAATTTTATTATGTCTTGGGGCAGGGATCTATTTTTCATTTGTGACCAAATTCCTTCAAGTCACTTATTTCAAGGAAATGATACAACTCCTTTTCAAAGGTGAATCCTCTGAAAAAGGAGTTTCTTCTTTTCAGGCCTTTGCCATCGCGATATCAGGAAGAGTAGGAACTGGTAATATTGCAGGTGTAGCCACTGCCATCGCCATGGGTGGACCTGGCGCAATTTTCTGGATGTGGGTGATTGCTTTTCTTGGTGCGGCTTCTGCATTTGTGGAATCTACTCTTGGGCAGATTTATAAAGAAGTAGATAATGGGGAATATAGAGGTGGTCCTGCTTATTACATTGAAAAAGGATTAGGGTTAAAATGGTATGCCATGGTGTTTGCATTTGCAACCATCCTTGCTACTGCCCTATTTATGCCTGGAGTACAAAGTAATAGTATTGCCTTAAGTGTAGAAAATGCATTTGATATCCCTGTTTTATATACTGGAATCATTATCACTGCTTTCCTGGCCTTAATCATCCTTGGAGGAGTGAAAAGAATCAGTAAAGTGGCAGAAGTGGTTATTCCATTTATGGCCGCAGCCTATATTTTAATGGCGGTAGTAATCATCTTGATGAATATAGCTGAAGTACCTTCCATCTTTGCCCTGATCATCAAATCCGCACTGAACTTGGAAGCTGCCTTTTCTGGAGTTTTCGGGATGGCCATTGCATGGGGAGTAAAAAGAGGAATTTATTCCAATGAAGCAGGTCAAGGTACTGCACCGCATGCCGCCGCAGCTGCAGAGGTTTCGCATCCAGTGAAGCAAGGCTTGGTTCAATCATTTTCAGTTTATGTAGATACCATCTTCGTTTGTACTGCCACTGCTTTGATGATCTTGTTTACAGGCCAATACAATGTATTGAACCCTGAAGGTGGTTTCATTGTAGAAAATCTTCCTGGGGTCTCCTTTGGACCAGAATACACTCAGTTTGCCGTGGGAACTCACTTCCCTGCTTTAGGTAAAGGTTTCGTGGCTGTTTCCCTCCTGTTCTTTGCCTTTACCACCATCATGGCATATTACTATATTGCTGAAACTAACCTGAGCTATTTGATCAGAAAGTCCAATAACAAATGGGCTATTTGGGTACTTAGAGTAGCAATTCTTATCGCTACTTTTTATGGCTCTATCAAAACAGCTGCTCTGGCATGGACCATGGGTGACATCGGAGTTGGAATGATGGCTTGGCTCAACGTAATCGCAATCCTTCTACTGAGAAAACCAGCGATGAAAGCATTTAAAGACTACAAAAAGCAGAAAAAAGAGGGGAAAGATCCAGTCTTTATTGCCAAGGATGCGGGTATTGATAATGCTGATTTCTGGAAATAG
- a CDS encoding transporter substrate-binding domain-containing protein translates to MAQTESSTSDTLLVGVAGSQPFVFPSNSDSEGIAVEIWEELAAKKNWVFTYQYFDQVEHALSDLSQNKVDVVVGPISITSTRLENMRFSQPFYNSSLSIVSRNEELSFWKKIEPFFSLQLVIAVGIFLFILAIVGTLLWLAERKNSPDQFPKEPVNGIGNGMWLAIVTMSTVGYGDKAPVTLWGRIITGTWILTSLIFATSMVAGIASTLTINSMGTSTILHIEELSQKKAGTLMNSPAVNFLKENKAKAVESSSLQEAMDKLLAKEVEAVVFDRPQLLYYTKQNHPENLYIAKAEYFKQGYGFAFPVESDLIYEVNRALLELSENQEIEKIINGYLDKDE, encoded by the coding sequence TTGGCACAAACTGAGTCTTCTACCTCAGACACGTTATTGGTTGGAGTAGCAGGTAGCCAGCCTTTCGTTTTTCCGAGCAACTCCGATTCAGAAGGAATTGCGGTCGAGATTTGGGAGGAATTAGCTGCCAAAAAAAATTGGGTTTTTACTTACCAATACTTTGATCAAGTGGAACATGCACTTTCCGACCTTAGTCAAAACAAGGTGGATGTGGTAGTGGGCCCTATCAGCATTACCTCAACTAGACTGGAAAATATGCGGTTCTCCCAGCCATTTTACAATTCTAGTTTATCAATTGTATCCAGAAATGAAGAGCTCTCTTTTTGGAAAAAAATCGAACCGTTTTTTAGTCTTCAATTAGTAATAGCGGTTGGAATATTTTTGTTCATTTTAGCCATTGTAGGAACTCTGCTTTGGCTTGCTGAAAGAAAAAATTCTCCCGATCAATTTCCCAAAGAACCAGTAAATGGAATTGGAAACGGGATGTGGCTAGCTATCGTAACCATGAGCACGGTTGGATATGGGGACAAGGCTCCAGTCACCCTCTGGGGCAGGATAATTACCGGTACCTGGATTTTAACTTCTTTAATTTTTGCTACATCCATGGTCGCAGGAATTGCCAGCACATTGACCATTAATTCCATGGGAACATCCACCATTCTTCACATAGAAGAACTTTCCCAAAAAAAGGCAGGCACACTGATGAATTCCCCAGCTGTCAACTTTTTAAAAGAGAATAAAGCCAAAGCCGTGGAGTCAAGTTCGCTTCAGGAGGCCATGGATAAATTACTTGCGAAGGAGGTAGAAGCAGTTGTGTTTGATAGACCCCAACTTCTTTATTACACGAAACAAAATCACCCCGAAAACCTGTACATCGCTAAGGCAGAATATTTCAAACAAGGTTATGGATTTGCATTCCCTGTTGAGTCCGATTTGATTTATGAGGTCAATAGAGCCCTTCTCGAACTTTCCGAAAATCAAGAAATCGAAAAAATCATCAATGGGTATTTAGATAAAGACGAGTAG
- a CDS encoding PQQ-dependent sugar dehydrogenase, with translation MKKSIQTFLLLTLFFHEACSQSTSSNPSTPTGNLAVVEAFPGLSFTRPVDFQNAGDNTNRVFVVEQRGVISVFQNESTVTSKSTFLDIEAQVDDSGNEEGLLGLAFHPNYSSNGYFYVNYTASSPNRTVISRFSVSSANPNQADPSSELVLLEFEQPYSNHNGGQISFGPDGFLYIAVGDGGSGGDPKGNGQNRNTLLGTILRIDVDQTNGADNYAIPSDNPFINNNQGFREEIYAYGLRNPWRFSFDSQNGQLWVGDVGQNRYEEIDLIQKGGNYGWNTMEGFHCFNSSNCNQTGLELPVWEYDRSKGDISVTGGYVYRGPSIQELQGLYIYADYVSGRIWSLDISNPSSPVNTELFDTDFAISSFGVDQNQELYICGFDDKIYKFSH, from the coding sequence ATGAAAAAATCTATCCAAACTTTTCTCCTTTTGACCTTATTTTTCCATGAGGCTTGTTCACAAAGCACCTCTTCCAATCCCTCTACCCCAACTGGAAATTTAGCCGTAGTAGAGGCCTTTCCGGGTCTTTCGTTCACTAGACCCGTGGATTTTCAAAATGCAGGAGACAATACCAATCGTGTGTTTGTAGTAGAGCAACGAGGAGTGATTTCAGTCTTCCAAAATGAATCAACTGTCACTTCCAAATCAACCTTTCTCGACATTGAAGCTCAGGTGGATGATTCTGGAAACGAGGAAGGCCTATTGGGCTTGGCATTCCACCCTAATTATTCCAGTAATGGCTACTTTTATGTGAATTATACTGCATCCAGCCCTAATAGAACAGTAATTTCCCGATTCTCTGTTTCTTCTGCAAACCCTAATCAAGCAGACCCAAGTAGCGAATTGGTGCTTTTGGAATTTGAACAACCCTATTCCAATCATAATGGAGGTCAAATCTCTTTTGGACCTGATGGCTTTTTGTATATAGCTGTAGGTGATGGAGGAAGTGGTGGTGACCCAAAAGGAAACGGACAAAATAGAAACACCTTACTTGGCACTATTTTAAGGATCGATGTAGATCAAACGAATGGAGCTGACAACTATGCTATTCCATCTGACAATCCTTTTATCAACAACAATCAAGGGTTCAGAGAAGAAATCTATGCCTATGGGCTACGAAACCCTTGGCGATTTAGCTTTGATTCGCAAAATGGCCAGCTTTGGGTGGGAGATGTAGGACAAAATAGATACGAAGAAATTGACCTCATCCAAAAAGGAGGAAATTATGGATGGAATACCATGGAAGGGTTTCATTGCTTTAATTCCTCAAATTGCAATCAAACGGGTTTGGAATTGCCCGTTTGGGAATATGACCGCTCCAAAGGTGACATTTCAGTAACGGGTGGCTATGTTTACAGAGGCCCAAGCATCCAAGAATTACAGGGTTTATATATCTATGCAGATTATGTCTCAGGTAGAATCTGGAGTTTGGATATCAGCAATCCATCCAGTCCCGTCAATACAGAACTTTTTGATACGGATTTTGCTATTTCTTCTTTTGGAGTGGACCAAAACCAAGAATTGTACATCTGTGGATTTGATGATAAGATTTACAAATTTAGCCACTAA
- a CDS encoding response regulator transcription factor translates to MKILLVEDNAELAENVVRYLEQEGILCETASTLFDAEDKLLSYSYDCVLLDLMLPDGDGLQLLKLIKSTKQTPNVLIISAKGSLDDKILGLDLGADDYLAKPFHLSELLARLKAIYRRAKLDGIDVLEINEISIHHATSEAYVNKKLLDLTRKEFDLLIFLITNKNRVLGKQAIAQHLWGDYTDNLANFDFVYQHIKNIRKKLTEAGGKDYLKTVYGIGYKFDENAI, encoded by the coding sequence ATGAAAATTTTATTGGTCGAGGACAATGCAGAACTTGCCGAAAATGTGGTAAGGTATTTAGAGCAAGAAGGGATTCTTTGTGAAACTGCTAGTACCTTATTTGATGCAGAAGATAAATTGCTTTCTTACAGTTATGATTGTGTTTTGCTGGACCTTATGCTTCCCGATGGAGATGGACTCCAATTACTCAAACTGATCAAATCAACAAAGCAAACTCCCAATGTTTTGATCATTTCAGCAAAAGGTTCTTTAGATGACAAAATCCTTGGGTTGGATCTAGGGGCAGACGACTATTTGGCGAAACCGTTTCACTTGTCTGAATTATTAGCTCGCCTGAAGGCCATTTATAGAAGGGCAAAACTGGATGGGATCGATGTTTTGGAAATTAATGAAATTTCAATCCATCATGCCACATCGGAAGCCTACGTTAACAAGAAATTACTTGATTTGACCAGGAAGGAATTTGATCTGTTGATCTTCTTGATCACCAACAAAAATCGAGTTCTAGGAAAACAGGCCATCGCCCAGCATTTATGGGGAGACTACACGGATAATTTGGCAAACTTCGATTTTGTTTACCAACACATCAAAAACATAAGGAAAAAACTCACAGAAGCAGGGGGGAAGGATTACCTCAAAACCGTCTATGGTATTGGGTATAAATTTGACGAAAATGCAATATAG
- a CDS encoding sensor histidine kinase, with product MQYRLINIITFLYLILTLAGLLISGLFIYLKIESEIDFETGRELDRQVDSVADQIRRGNPYQSLITDQLEIDMIPFERPVEELYLRDTLAYHESSDRKVKQLKASKSYKIGGEHYRISYFNIVVETDDITETVVFTMGVVFLLQLAFIVFFLRGISNRILLPFQKSLKKIQNFNFAANEPFVFEKSNIKEFDQLNEFLMRMSNKLLKDYRQIKEYSENISHEIQTPTTVIRGKLEHLMNEGMTEKQSELIHSAYQNNERIQRIVKSLSLLAKLENNEFESPQAINFSDVLLKNIELTEELIEGNGLQLEQSIDPEVTVVIHPFTADVMIQNLISNAVKHNQAQGWIKIQLNSDYLWVENSGSPLKKDPEVLLKRFEKESDKSDSIGLGLAIVSQICKSYGLNFQYSSEGNLHSAKISFR from the coding sequence ATGCAATATAGGCTCATTAACATTATTACTTTTTTATACCTGATCTTAACCTTAGCAGGGTTGCTGATCAGTGGATTATTCATTTACCTCAAAATCGAGTCAGAGATTGATTTTGAAACAGGGAGAGAATTAGACCGACAGGTGGATTCAGTAGCGGATCAGATTAGAAGAGGGAACCCCTATCAAAGTCTGATCACGGACCAATTGGAGATTGATATGATTCCATTTGAGAGACCTGTTGAAGAACTGTATTTGAGGGATACCTTAGCCTATCACGAATCCAGTGATAGAAAAGTAAAGCAGCTGAAGGCTAGTAAATCCTATAAAATCGGAGGAGAGCATTATAGGATTTCCTATTTCAACATTGTAGTAGAAACAGATGATATTACTGAAACCGTGGTATTTACTATGGGAGTAGTGTTTCTATTGCAGCTTGCATTCATTGTATTCTTTTTAAGGGGGATTTCCAACCGGATTTTACTCCCTTTTCAAAAGTCCTTGAAGAAAATCCAAAACTTCAATTTTGCAGCGAACGAGCCCTTTGTATTTGAGAAAAGTAACATTAAGGAATTTGATCAGCTTAATGAATTTTTGATGCGCATGTCCAATAAGTTGTTGAAGGACTATAGACAAATTAAGGAATACTCAGAAAATATTTCCCATGAAATTCAAACTCCAACCACTGTAATCCGAGGGAAACTCGAACATTTAATGAATGAGGGAATGACAGAAAAACAATCGGAATTGATTCATTCCGCCTACCAAAACAACGAACGGATTCAACGAATAGTTAAATCCTTGAGCCTACTGGCCAAATTGGAAAATAATGAATTTGAATCTCCCCAGGCAATCAATTTTTCGGATGTTTTGCTAAAAAACATAGAACTAACTGAAGAACTGATTGAGGGAAATGGATTGCAACTTGAACAATCAATTGATCCTGAAGTTACTGTAGTGATACATCCATTTACCGCTGATGTAATGATTCAAAATCTAATTAGCAATGCTGTCAAGCACAATCAAGCACAAGGCTGGATTAAAATTCAACTCAATTCAGATTATTTATGGGTGGAAAATTCTGGTTCTCCTTTGAAGAAAGACCCTGAAGTTCTTTTGAAACGATTTGAAAAGGAGAGTGACAAGTCGGATTCTATTGGTTTGGGATTGGCAATCGTATCCCAAATTTGTAAATCTTATGGGTTGAATTTTCAGTATTCATCTGAAGGGAATTTACACAGTGCAAAAATCAGCTTTCGTTAA